A genomic window from Candidatus Pelagisphaera phototrophica includes:
- a CDS encoding sulfatase family protein has protein sequence MKNPYLQFLIAVMAILSCSAADRPNILIIFTDDQGYGDVGCYGNELIKTPRLDQLAREGTRFTDFYAQPVCGPSRSALLTGRYPIRSKGWNMPTDEITIAELLKPAGYQTACIGKWDVSNRKAILDRMPNAQGFDYYFGPLGANDGGTVKFHQNNEPAGQTTNMGSLTRLYTNKAIDYLDNKRISDQPFLLYLAHTMMHTNIDASPKFKGTSEGGLYGDVVEEFDFETGRLLDRIDELGLGENTLVIFTSDNGPWSQPRYTLVKQGRIGRPNSSNPNWFMPDGTVFWGDPGPLRGAKGSAYEGGSRVPCVVRWPGKVPAGKTSSALWATIDFLPTIASLAGADLPSGRAIDGQDQSDLLFGKTDRGRETFIYDQTRQVDSPYLGIGIRKGNWKLLLPGREPSKPHRYVMDYGTNNYELYDLKADIGERWNLAHDYPEVVKALENELNQFKAAIEIE, from the coding sequence ATGAAGAATCCATATCTCCAATTTCTCATTGCTGTCATGGCAATACTCTCCTGCTCCGCCGCAGATCGGCCAAATATACTAATTATATTTACCGACGATCAGGGCTATGGCGATGTTGGTTGTTACGGCAATGAGCTGATCAAAACGCCTCGCCTGGATCAGTTGGCTCGAGAAGGGACGCGCTTCACGGATTTCTACGCTCAACCGGTATGTGGGCCATCGCGCTCCGCGCTGTTGACGGGACGCTATCCGATTCGAAGCAAGGGCTGGAATATGCCGACTGATGAAATAACCATTGCTGAACTGCTGAAACCTGCTGGCTATCAGACTGCCTGTATTGGCAAATGGGACGTTTCGAACCGTAAGGCCATCCTGGATCGTATGCCGAACGCCCAAGGCTTCGATTACTACTTTGGCCCGCTCGGAGCGAACGACGGCGGGACTGTGAAATTTCATCAGAACAACGAACCCGCCGGGCAAACTACCAACATGGGAAGCCTGACTCGCTTGTATACCAATAAGGCCATCGACTATTTGGATAATAAACGGATTTCAGATCAACCCTTCCTGCTTTATCTGGCGCATACGATGATGCACACCAACATCGATGCCTCTCCCAAGTTCAAAGGAACCTCAGAGGGAGGGCTGTACGGTGACGTGGTGGAAGAATTCGATTTTGAAACCGGTCGATTGCTAGACCGAATCGATGAGCTCGGATTAGGCGAAAATACGCTAGTCATTTTCACGTCCGACAATGGCCCCTGGAGTCAGCCTCGATACACCCTCGTAAAACAGGGTCGCATCGGAAGACCCAACAGCAGCAATCCAAACTGGTTTATGCCAGATGGCACTGTATTTTGGGGTGACCCAGGTCCTCTAAGAGGCGCTAAAGGCTCCGCATATGAAGGGGGCTCCCGAGTTCCCTGCGTTGTTCGGTGGCCGGGAAAAGTTCCAGCTGGAAAGACCTCGAGTGCCCTTTGGGCTACCATTGATTTTTTACCAACCATCGCTTCCCTAGCCGGCGCCGATCTGCCTTCGGGCAGAGCGATCGATGGCCAGGATCAAAGCGATCTCCTTTTTGGAAAGACCGACCGTGGCCGCGAAACGTTTATCTACGATCAAACAAGACAGGTGGACAGTCCTTATCTGGGAATAGGCATTCGCAAAGGAAACTGGAAGCTACTACTTCCGGGTCGCGAACCATCAAAACCACACCGATATGTTATGGACTATGGGACCAATAACTACGAGCTCTACGACTTAAAAGCCGACATCGGAGAACGTTGGAATCTGGCCCATGACTATCCTGAGGTTGTCAAAGCGCTCGAAAATGAGCTCAATCAGTTTAAGGCAGCAATCGAAATAGAATAA
- a CDS encoding sulfatase, giving the protein MNFTPSRNAFTIALLIAGIGLLCGCANQNQTATKPNVLFIAIDDMNDWTTLFDPNNPIQTPNLERLASRGTFFNKAYCVSPACNPSRTAILTGQHPSTTGVYGNKDSWRTLVPDAVTLPQYFKEQGYSTQGAGKIFHHGEAGRDRVDSPSFEAFFDMLATRAPEANHNGYTDGLLALTVFDWGLHDQKIIDLDTVEWVEAAMDKPQNKPVFMAAGIFRPHMPFYSDQATWDRYPYETLKMPEYKEGDLEDVGDIARNMAQKEFFITDNVLGKPERNPGSLHTFVKSYQAASDYADQMVGRLLDKLDATGQADKTIIVLFSDHGYHLGDKESCVKFTLWEKANHVPFIIVAPGITQPGAVCDQPVSLIDIYPTLVELCKLPEKPYLDGKSLLPLLKNPEANWDRPAVMTMGRGNHAVRSKLWRYIRYSDGTEELYNHDEDPHEWHNLAGEPSYHQIKTEHRRWLPQQEVPWQIDESKNWIYTRALWDDKPVNER; this is encoded by the coding sequence ATGAATTTTACCCCATCCAGAAATGCATTCACAATAGCTTTATTGATAGCGGGCATCGGCCTGCTTTGCGGATGTGCGAACCAAAACCAAACGGCCACCAAGCCCAACGTTCTGTTTATCGCCATCGATGACATGAACGACTGGACCACTTTGTTCGATCCGAACAACCCCATCCAGACGCCCAATTTGGAACGCTTAGCCTCCCGCGGCACGTTCTTTAACAAAGCCTATTGCGTATCCCCTGCCTGCAATCCTTCCCGGACCGCCATTCTTACCGGACAGCACCCTTCCACCACGGGCGTCTATGGCAACAAGGACAGTTGGCGGACGCTGGTTCCAGATGCTGTGACCCTGCCTCAGTATTTCAAAGAGCAGGGTTACTCCACTCAAGGGGCTGGGAAGATTTTTCATCATGGGGAAGCGGGACGCGACCGTGTGGATAGCCCTTCCTTTGAGGCTTTTTTTGATATGCTGGCCACCCGAGCACCGGAAGCCAACCACAACGGCTACACCGATGGACTACTCGCACTAACTGTTTTCGATTGGGGATTACACGATCAGAAAATCATCGATCTGGATACGGTAGAATGGGTTGAGGCGGCCATGGATAAACCACAGAACAAACCCGTCTTTATGGCGGCTGGAATATTCCGACCTCACATGCCTTTCTACTCCGACCAAGCAACTTGGGATCGGTACCCCTACGAGACGCTCAAAATGCCAGAGTACAAGGAAGGTGATTTGGAAGACGTTGGCGATATTGCTCGCAACATGGCACAGAAAGAATTTTTCATCACCGATAACGTGCTGGGGAAGCCTGAGCGGAATCCAGGGAGCCTTCACACTTTCGTCAAGAGCTATCAAGCCGCGTCCGACTATGCGGATCAAATGGTAGGTCGTCTTCTCGACAAGCTCGATGCCACTGGTCAGGCCGACAAAACCATCATTGTGCTGTTTTCAGATCATGGATACCATCTGGGAGACAAGGAAAGCTGTGTAAAGTTCACACTCTGGGAAAAAGCCAATCACGTGCCCTTCATCATCGTTGCGCCCGGAATCACCCAACCCGGTGCGGTATGTGATCAACCCGTGAGTCTGATCGACATTTATCCTACTCTCGTCGAACTGTGCAAGCTTCCTGAGAAACCCTACCTCGATGGGAAAAGCCTCCTGCCCCTTCTGAAGAATCCCGAAGCGAACTGGGACCGACCCGCCGTGATGACAATGGGACGCGGAAATCACGCCGTCCGTTCCAAGCTATGGCGCTACATCCGCTACAGCGATGGGACTGAAGAGCTATATAATCATGATGAAGATCCCCACGAGTGGCACAACTTGGCAGGCGAACCGAGCTACCATCAGATCAAGACCGAACATCGACGCTGGCTGCCCCAGCAAGAAGTACCCTGGCAAATCGACGAATCCAAAAACTGGATATACACCCGTGCCCTCTGGGACGATAAACCGGTAAACGAAAGGTAG
- a CDS encoding helix-turn-helix transcriptional regulator: MSPHNSSSNGSEDVLVLGDSTFLLVRSDAVEERPWMAGSPVCPLLKQHHIAHVGILRCRYPFEIVRTDQSGSYMMACFGGEGSVRVDGAWKTVRSGEACLLPPFVQNSFRCKEDKKWDFCWVRYLESREQKPIVSQNSPVLKEYDGGPLKAAIEGMYSETCGMNSPSILGYWVDLAHQYALRFAQPHDYDDRLWRLWNQVEPDLNRKWNLCELAEIAHVSEEHLRRLCRKRYGRSPMQHLTFLRIQRAKHLLSSTDDKIETIAHSVGYENAFTFSTLFKKWVGWSPSQYR; this comes from the coding sequence ATGTCACCCCACAATTCCAGCTCCAACGGTTCAGAAGACGTGCTCGTGTTGGGTGATTCTACCTTCTTGCTCGTTCGGTCCGATGCGGTTGAAGAGCGCCCCTGGATGGCGGGAAGTCCCGTGTGTCCGTTGCTCAAACAGCATCACATCGCCCATGTTGGAATACTCAGGTGCAGGTATCCTTTTGAAATTGTTCGCACGGACCAGTCGGGATCCTACATGATGGCTTGTTTTGGAGGAGAGGGGAGTGTTCGAGTCGATGGAGCTTGGAAAACAGTCCGCTCGGGCGAGGCGTGTTTGCTTCCCCCGTTTGTGCAAAACTCTTTTAGGTGTAAAGAGGACAAAAAATGGGACTTTTGTTGGGTCCGGTACTTAGAATCGAGAGAGCAAAAGCCGATAGTGTCGCAGAATTCCCCGGTTTTGAAAGAATATGACGGTGGACCCTTGAAGGCGGCGATTGAAGGGATGTATTCGGAAACTTGTGGCATGAACAGTCCGAGTATTCTGGGCTACTGGGTTGACCTAGCCCATCAGTACGCGCTGCGGTTTGCTCAACCGCATGACTACGACGATCGTTTGTGGAGGCTTTGGAACCAAGTAGAACCGGATCTGAATCGGAAGTGGAATTTGTGCGAGTTGGCGGAAATCGCCCACGTAAGCGAAGAGCATCTTAGACGCCTATGCCGCAAGAGATATGGGAGAAGTCCTATGCAACACTTGACCTTTTTGCGTATCCAGCGAGCGAAACATCTTTTGAGCTCGACCGATGATAAGATCGAAACAATCGCTCACTCAGTTGGCTACGAAAATGCTTTCACATTTTCTACACTCTTTAAAAAGTGGGTAGGTTGGAGTCCATCTCAGTATCGCTAA
- a CDS encoding phosphoenolpyruvate hydrolase family protein, with protein sequence MPNPWTGKGNPYTRQEMRDRLQTTLDSGETIIAAGAGTGISAKFIEKGGADLLIIYNSGRFRMSGHGSTAGMMAYGDANAVAMEIGEFEVLPTVEEIPVICGVHATDPRRRMWHWLLKVKEMGFSGVNNFPTHCIVDGHFRNVLEETGMPFSKEVEMVEIASKMDLFSIVYVAKPEEAAAMAKAGADAIIAHVGTTVGGSIGVTGAVCSMEEAAARCQSIFEAGRAINPDIFLLSHGGPINTPEDATKVNELTDAQGFVGASSLERMGVEESLTNLTRKFKKIPFSRK encoded by the coding sequence ATGCCAAATCCCTGGACTGGAAAAGGAAACCCGTATACGCGTCAAGAGATGCGCGATCGCCTTCAAACAACGCTCGACAGCGGTGAAACCATAATCGCTGCAGGAGCTGGAACGGGCATCAGTGCAAAGTTCATCGAAAAAGGGGGAGCCGACCTACTCATCATTTACAATTCGGGTCGATTCCGCATGTCGGGTCACGGTTCGACGGCCGGGATGATGGCCTATGGAGACGCAAATGCGGTCGCCATGGAAATCGGCGAATTCGAAGTACTGCCCACGGTTGAGGAAATCCCAGTCATCTGCGGCGTCCACGCCACCGACCCACGCCGCCGCATGTGGCACTGGCTTCTTAAAGTGAAGGAGATGGGATTTTCAGGTGTAAACAATTTCCCAACCCACTGCATCGTCGACGGACACTTCCGAAACGTATTAGAAGAAACCGGCATGCCTTTCTCCAAAGAAGTCGAAATGGTGGAAATCGCTTCGAAGATGGATCTCTTCAGTATCGTCTACGTCGCCAAGCCTGAGGAAGCGGCCGCCATGGCGAAAGCTGGAGCCGACGCGATCATTGCCCATGTTGGGACAACGGTCGGAGGCTCTATTGGCGTAACGGGAGCCGTTTGCTCAATGGAGGAGGCAGCTGCGAGATGCCAATCGATCTTCGAAGCAGGTCGAGCCATCAACCCTGATATCTTTCTTCTGTCGCACGGCGGCCCCATCAATACACCGGAGGACGCAACCAAAGTCAACGAACTCACCGATGCCCAGGGCTTCGTAGGGGCCTCCAGTCTCGAGCGAATGGGTGTGGAAGAATCGCTCACCAACCTGACTCGTAAATTCAAAAAAATCCCCTTTTCCCGTAAATAG
- a CDS encoding mandelate racemase/muconate lactonizing enzyme family protein — protein MKIKRVFAKQINFPMGGDLWNPALAFSAKEVVFVFVETDTDMIGVGEIWSFYGSTRAVVDIINQDFAPLVRGEDPHFIERIRERIGGLAPIGTMEGVMMNALSGLDLALWDLRAKILNVPLYQLLGGHSDRVYTYASGGLYGRDKSIDDLASEVRGYCESGFSGVKIKVGGLPQIEDLERIAVTRKAAGPDSRVMIDALHAYSVPEALSLARKAQEHNIYWFESPVALTDTKGHSIVNKRGGIPVCANESLHGCRAFKDLIDQRATEFVHFDLCVCGGITEGLKIAAVAEAHDLPISLHAANTVCLFSTSIHFAASVPNCDSVENHQVHRWLSDYAPIATMELQDGPYVSPLDTPGHGMEFLTPDFVDRMTKEIADGLYVSKK, from the coding sequence ATGAAAATCAAACGAGTATTCGCGAAGCAAATCAACTTCCCCATGGGAGGCGATTTGTGGAATCCCGCCTTGGCGTTTAGCGCTAAAGAGGTAGTTTTCGTGTTTGTGGAGACGGATACTGACATGATTGGTGTTGGAGAGATCTGGTCTTTTTACGGTTCCACTCGTGCGGTGGTGGATATCATCAACCAAGACTTCGCTCCTTTGGTCAGAGGAGAAGACCCGCATTTTATTGAGCGGATTCGAGAGCGAATCGGAGGTCTGGCCCCAATAGGCACGATGGAGGGTGTTATGATGAATGCGCTCAGCGGTCTTGATCTCGCCCTCTGGGACTTAAGAGCGAAGATTTTGAACGTCCCGCTTTATCAATTGCTTGGCGGACACTCAGACCGTGTCTATACCTATGCGAGTGGGGGTCTTTATGGAAGGGATAAGTCTATCGACGATCTTGCTTCGGAAGTTCGAGGCTACTGCGAAAGCGGATTTTCTGGAGTTAAAATAAAAGTTGGCGGTCTTCCGCAAATAGAGGACCTTGAACGAATCGCGGTTACACGCAAAGCGGCAGGTCCGGATAGTCGCGTTATGATTGATGCATTGCATGCCTACAGCGTTCCTGAGGCGCTGAGCTTGGCTAGGAAAGCACAAGAGCACAATATCTACTGGTTTGAGTCTCCGGTCGCCCTAACCGATACGAAGGGCCACTCAATCGTGAATAAGCGTGGCGGGATTCCTGTTTGCGCGAATGAGTCTTTGCACGGATGCCGCGCTTTTAAGGATTTGATCGATCAGAGAGCGACCGAATTTGTCCACTTTGATTTGTGTGTTTGCGGGGGCATTACAGAAGGATTGAAGATTGCAGCGGTGGCCGAGGCTCATGACTTGCCAATTTCCTTACACGCGGCTAATACCGTTTGTCTCTTTTCGACAAGTATTCATTTCGCCGCGTCGGTACCGAATTGTGACTCAGTGGAGAATCATCAAGTACATCGTTGGCTCAGTGACTATGCGCCGATTGCGACAATGGAGCTTCAAGATGGACCGTATGTATCGCCACTGGATACGCCGGGGCACGGCATGGAATTTCTTACGCCCGATTTTGTGGATCGTATGACCAAAGAAATTGCGGACGGCCTATATGTATCAAAAAAGTAG
- a CDS encoding MerC domain-containing protein yields the protein MNISTKGGWLDQIAIALAVVCGIHCLITPILLIALPILGTTFWSSSNFHFWMLCFVLPTTALASISGFRRHRNKGAITLTIVGVALLVTATFLERASLPGSSDDVTYTSEISSEISYLAIQQLSVVANDSESSLAAEESCGSCCVVPSKANETPSLSLAGVTFSSPIFLNFLGGLFLIRGHWLNFRLCKSCSQLLQ from the coding sequence ATGAATATATCTACAAAGGGAGGGTGGCTCGACCAGATCGCTATCGCTCTGGCAGTCGTTTGTGGTATTCATTGTTTGATAACACCGATCTTACTAATAGCCCTGCCTATTTTGGGGACCACTTTTTGGAGTAGCTCGAACTTCCATTTTTGGATGCTTTGCTTCGTTCTGCCAACCACTGCTCTCGCTAGCATTTCGGGCTTCCGCAGGCACAGAAACAAAGGTGCCATTACACTCACGATAGTGGGTGTAGCTCTGCTTGTAACGGCGACTTTCTTGGAACGAGCCAGCTTACCAGGGAGTTCAGACGATGTGACATACACATCTGAAATTTCATCAGAAATCTCCTATTTAGCCATTCAGCAACTAAGCGTTGTGGCAAACGATTCTGAAAGTTCGCTCGCCGCCGAGGAATCCTGCGGAAGTTGTTGTGTCGTTCCGTCAAAGGCAAACGAAACACCCTCTCTCAGTCTAGCCGGGGTCACGTTCTCTAGTCCGATTTTTCTCAACTTTCTAGGAGGGCTTTTCCTAATAAGAGGACACTGGCTAAATTTTCGGCTTTGCAAGAGCTGTTCACAACTCCTCCAATAG
- a CDS encoding TonB-dependent receptor, whose amino-acid sequence MIRNFCFLLPGIYLAALQTFGQANERVSTVDLDARIITASPFVEKKAELVNSAGELSGDALRRSSESSLGGTLSGQAGVHSTYFGPGAGRPIIRGFDGDRIRILNQDLDTFDVSNSSPDHGVSIEPLFADEIEVVRGPATLLYGNAAIGGVVNVLSKELPRKRAFAPISGQAEAYYGSVSDEQSYGVSLQGGEGDFAWSAGFLDRQSNDFEIPGFAESIYQMEAEEEEHHDEEEHHDEEHEEGEEHEDEHGDEEEEEVFGVLENSFVDTRTGYLGLAWFGDKGSLAISYTDYASDYGVPGHAHGHEDEHGHEEGEEHEEGEEHEEEEHHDEDEHGDEESVKLDLDQSRFTLRGELIDPFDFLKSLEIDFALGDYQHVEVEGNEVGTLYERDGYELRLTGVHNPVGEFTGAYGFQAKVDDFLAVGEEAFIPNSKTSQYGLFIMERLNQNWGAWEFGGRVESIEIDPEDSSLEKRSFETLNGSFGFVRRIDESSTFSANLVLAERAPNATEIFAFGPHVGTRTFEIGKASIDEEFSTSLDMSYRLTAGKITGEVSAFYSDFTNFIYLQFLDHEEVESIYGEDFDTEGLNVFRATAADAKFYGFEVDLRYHIIDEADQAMHLDLVYDQTRATNKSFGNNMPRIPVRRLGLRYEYQNNDWLFGLEGRWYDEATNLAPNALPTDSYTLLNANVSYRIRASETVSVDLFAAGHNLGDEEARPNTSFLKDLAPMPGRSVRLGVRTSF is encoded by the coding sequence GTGATTAGAAATTTTTGCTTTTTGCTTCCAGGCATCTATCTAGCTGCCCTTCAAACTTTTGGACAAGCTAACGAGAGAGTCAGTACGGTTGACCTAGATGCAAGGATCATCACAGCGAGTCCATTTGTAGAAAAAAAGGCCGAACTGGTCAATTCTGCAGGCGAGCTATCAGGAGATGCCCTCAGGCGATCATCCGAGTCTTCATTAGGAGGAACTTTGTCAGGTCAAGCGGGTGTGCATTCGACCTATTTTGGCCCAGGAGCAGGTCGACCCATCATTCGCGGTTTTGACGGCGACAGGATCCGTATCCTTAACCAAGATCTGGATACCTTCGACGTATCGAATTCAAGCCCAGACCACGGCGTTAGCATTGAGCCGCTTTTCGCTGACGAAATCGAGGTTGTTCGAGGCCCTGCCACATTGCTTTACGGAAATGCAGCTATTGGTGGCGTGGTTAACGTACTGAGCAAGGAATTGCCTAGAAAGCGGGCATTCGCTCCTATTTCCGGTCAGGCCGAGGCCTACTATGGATCCGTATCGGACGAGCAGTCTTACGGCGTTTCTTTGCAAGGCGGTGAAGGAGACTTCGCTTGGAGTGCGGGATTCTTGGATCGGCAATCCAACGATTTTGAAATTCCCGGCTTTGCCGAGTCCATCTATCAAATGGAAGCCGAAGAGGAGGAGCATCATGATGAAGAGGAGCATCATGATGAGGAGCACGAAGAAGGAGAAGAACACGAGGATGAGCACGGCGATGAGGAAGAAGAGGAAGTGTTCGGCGTTTTGGAAAACAGCTTTGTTGATACACGTACCGGCTACCTCGGCCTAGCTTGGTTTGGAGACAAAGGCAGCTTGGCCATTTCTTACACCGACTACGCTTCCGACTATGGAGTTCCGGGTCATGCCCACGGGCACGAGGATGAGCACGGCCATGAGGAGGGCGAAGAACACGAAGAAGGTGAGGAGCATGAGGAAGAAGAGCATCACGACGAGGATGAACACGGCGACGAAGAATCAGTCAAACTCGATCTCGACCAGTCCCGCTTCACTTTGCGCGGCGAACTCATCGACCCGTTTGACTTCCTCAAGAGCCTCGAGATCGACTTCGCTTTGGGCGACTATCAGCACGTCGAAGTCGAAGGCAACGAAGTAGGCACCCTTTACGAGCGAGATGGCTACGAGCTACGCCTAACAGGCGTACACAATCCTGTGGGTGAATTTACCGGAGCTTACGGTTTTCAAGCCAAAGTAGATGACTTTTTGGCCGTCGGAGAAGAAGCCTTTATACCAAATTCCAAGACATCGCAATATGGCCTTTTTATAATGGAGCGATTGAACCAGAATTGGGGAGCTTGGGAGTTTGGTGGCAGAGTGGAGAGCATAGAGATCGATCCCGAAGATTCCAGCCTGGAAAAACGAAGCTTCGAAACGCTTAACGGATCTTTCGGCTTCGTGCGTCGAATCGATGAGAGCAGCACGTTTTCAGCGAATCTAGTTCTCGCGGAGCGGGCTCCCAATGCTACCGAAATATTCGCTTTCGGACCTCACGTAGGTACAAGAACTTTCGAAATTGGTAAGGCTTCAATAGACGAGGAGTTCTCAACCAGCCTTGATATGTCCTACCGATTGACAGCTGGAAAGATCACCGGAGAGGTTTCCGCCTTCTATTCTGATTTCACCAACTTTATTTATCTGCAGTTCCTCGATCACGAGGAAGTAGAATCGATCTATGGCGAAGACTTCGATACCGAGGGCTTGAATGTGTTCAGGGCAACGGCAGCGGACGCCAAATTCTACGGCTTCGAAGTCGATCTTCGCTATCATATAATTGACGAGGCGGATCAAGCCATGCACTTGGACCTCGTTTATGATCAGACAAGGGCTACAAACAAAAGCTTCGGTAATAACATGCCTCGCATCCCAGTGAGACGCCTTGGCTTGCGGTACGAGTATCAGAACAATGATTGGCTTTTCGGCTTAGAAGGTCGCTGGTACGACGAAGCCACTAATCTGGCTCCCAACGCTTTGCCCACCGACAGCTACACCCTGTTGAACGCGAACGTAAGCTACCGCATTCGAGCTTCTGAGACAGTCTCTGTCGATCTATTCGCAGCGGGCCACAACCTAGGAGACGAAGAAGCCCGCCCGAATACTTCGTTCTTGAAAGACTTGGCTCCGATGCCAGGTCGCAGCGTTAGACTCGGAGTAAGGACTTCCTTTTAG
- a CDS encoding carbohydrate kinase family protein — protein MINHQPIAVGLGELLWDMLPKGKQIGGAPFNFARHCNQLGLEGFPVSQIGIDELGNETVSLLKDWGITPDFVSRDPQHKTGTVNIRLDDQGKPNYEIRDDAAWDFIQHNLLLEQLAPKVDIVCFGTLAQRSDASRFTIYSFLDRMSSDAIKLFDVNLRQHFYSIGSIEASLERASILKLSDEELPVLKNAFSLSGSVEVQLSELKNRFELKLIAYTRGAEGSFLIDGSGTDDHPGNTITTIDTIGAGDSFSATLCAGLLQGLPLAQLNENANQVAAYVCSQRGATPALPESIVKNVSYSTSSIPKI, from the coding sequence ATGATTAACCACCAACCCATCGCGGTAGGTCTCGGAGAATTGCTCTGGGACATGCTACCGAAAGGCAAACAGATTGGTGGCGCTCCATTTAATTTCGCAAGGCATTGTAACCAGTTGGGGTTAGAAGGGTTTCCGGTCAGTCAAATTGGAATAGACGAATTGGGGAATGAGACAGTGTCCTTGCTAAAAGATTGGGGGATTACCCCAGACTTTGTTTCTAGAGACCCGCAGCATAAAACAGGAACCGTGAACATTCGACTAGATGACCAGGGAAAACCCAACTATGAGATCCGCGATGATGCCGCCTGGGATTTCATACAGCATAATCTGCTCCTAGAGCAACTTGCCCCAAAAGTAGATATAGTGTGCTTTGGGACGCTTGCACAACGAAGTGATGCTTCCAGATTTACCATTTATAGTTTTTTGGATCGCATGTCTTCAGATGCGATCAAACTGTTTGATGTAAATTTGCGTCAACATTTCTATTCGATTGGATCGATTGAAGCTTCGTTGGAACGAGCCAGTATTCTCAAATTGAGTGACGAGGAATTGCCCGTATTGAAAAACGCATTCTCGCTCAGCGGATCGGTGGAGGTACAGCTGTCTGAACTCAAGAACCGATTCGAGCTCAAGCTCATTGCCTACACACGTGGGGCGGAAGGGAGCTTCCTCATCGATGGCTCGGGAACTGACGACCATCCTGGTAACACAATAACAACTATTGATACGATTGGCGCAGGAGATTCTTTCTCAGCGACTTTGTGTGCGGGTTTACTGCAAGGGCTACCCCTCGCCCAGCTTAATGAAAACGCCAACCAAGTGGCTGCCTATGTTTGTTCCCAACGCGGTGCGACTCCCGCGTTACCCGAGTCCATCGTCAAGAATGTATCATATTCCACAAGTAGCATACCCAAAATATGA
- a CDS encoding cupin domain-containing protein: MANHKYESIRVKPTHTDILFSIMSDSIKRFMQAADVKKEQDPWATVEWLSNKELVGAEELLMVRATIAAGRSHPFHTHPTREEIIYVVSGQAEQWVEDEYRILKAGEMVLVPQGDVHGTYNPFDEDVTFLAILSPLDGSEPNIVDVSEQEPWKSLREKQNRPPVE, encoded by the coding sequence ATGGCCAACCACAAATACGAATCGATTCGAGTCAAACCCACACACACTGATATCCTATTTTCAATCATGTCAGATTCAATCAAACGCTTCATGCAAGCCGCCGACGTAAAGAAGGAGCAAGATCCCTGGGCTACCGTCGAATGGCTATCCAATAAAGAGCTGGTAGGAGCTGAAGAGCTTCTGATGGTGAGAGCCACTATCGCCGCGGGACGCTCCCACCCGTTTCACACCCACCCAACTAGGGAGGAAATAATTTACGTGGTATCCGGACAAGCCGAACAGTGGGTAGAAGACGAATACCGGATACTCAAAGCAGGCGAGATGGTCCTTGTTCCACAGGGTGACGTTCATGGTACCTATAATCCGTTTGACGAAGACGTCACCTTCCTCGCTATACTTTCCCCCCTCGATGGAAGCGAACCCAACATCGTGGACGTATCCGAGCAGGAACCCTGGAAATCCTTGCGGGAAAAACAAAACCGACCCCCCGTGGAATAA